The sequence GAGCGCGGTCGTCGAGCAACTTGGCCGTGCAGCTGACGCCGCGCTTGTCCAGGGAGACTTCGATGAAGCGATCGGTCATGCCCAGATCGTAGGGGGGCAATACCGGCTTACGGAACAAGTCTCTCCGCTCTTCTCATGCCCATCGGTATCGCTTTCGTTTGCATCAAGGGCCGGAAACGATCGGCATATCTTCGAACGGTTACGGGTAGTCGCGCGCCCATGGCTCCACACCAGGAGAAGACCTCAGACATCACACAACCATCGACAGGCGGCATCCGTCGCCGCTCGCTGCTCGCGGGGGTAGCGGCGCTCGGCGCAACGGGGGCGATAGGAGCGACCAGTGCGTGCAGCCGGGTCTCGACGGCCCAGGCCCAGGACGGCGGGCACCTGCTGGAACGGCTTCGGGCGAAAGGCTCGGTGACGCTGGGTCTGGCGGGCGAGCAGCCGTACGGGTACATCGGCAAGGACGGGAAGATGACCGGCTCGGCGCCGTCCATCGCCCGGGTGATCTTCAAACGGCTCGGCGTGCCGAAGGTCGAGCCGTTTCCCACGGATTTCGGCTCGCTGATCGTCGGGCTGAACTCCCAGCAGTTCGATGTGGTCGCCGCCGGGATGTACATCAATCCGGAGCGCTGCGCAAAGGTCATCTTCGCCGATCCCGAATACCAGATGCTCGACGCCTTCATCGTCCGCAAGGGCAATCCGCTCAAGCTCCACTCGTACAAGGACATCGCCCGGGCCAAGGCGAAAATGGCGACGGGCGTCGGCTACGCCGAGATCGGCTATGCCCAGGAGGCCGGCGTCAAGAACATCACCACGCTGCCGGACCAGTTGGCGGGGCTCCTCGCCGTCGAGCAGGGGCGGGTGGACGTCTTCGCCGGTACGGCCGTGACCGTGCGCAATGTCGTGCGGCAGTCGAGGACCACCCAGGCCGAGGCGACCGGCGAGGTCACCCCGTATGTGAACGGCAAACCGCACATCGACGTCGGCGGCTTCGCGTTCCGCACGCCGGAGACGCGGCTGCGCGATGCGTTCAACCGCGAGCTGCACAAGATGAAGAAGTCGGGCGAACTCCTCGAGATCATGCGGCCCTTCGGCTTCACCAAGGAGCAGATGACGAGCATCACCGCCAAGGAGAAGTGCCGGCCATGAGCGATATCAGCTGGGGTTTGTGGAAACTCCTCCTCAACGGTGTCTGGATCACCGTCCAGTTGACGGTCTACAGCGCGGTGCTCGGCGTGGTGGTGGCCTTCGGGATCGGGATGGCCCGTACCCACCGTCTGCGGATCGTGCGGTTTCTGTCCGGGGCCTATTTCGAGATCTTCCGTGGCACCTCCGCGTTGATCTTGATGTTCTGGATGTTCTTCGTGCTGCCGATGGGCTTCGGCTGGCAGCTGGTCCCGATGTGGGCCGCGGTCCTGACGCTGGGCCTGACCTATGGCGCATACGGCTCCGAGATCGTGCGCGGCGCCATCGCGGCGGTCTCCCCGGGCCAGCGCGAGGCGGGCATTGCGCTCAGCTTCTCGCCCACCCAGCAGCTGCGGAAGATCATCCTGCCGCAGGCCTGGCCGGAGATGGTCCCGCCGTTCAACAACCTGCTGATCGAGCTGCTCAAGGGCACCGCGCTG is a genomic window of Streptomyces gilvosporeus containing:
- the ehuC gene encoding ectoine/hydroxyectoine ABC transporter permease subunit EhuC encodes the protein MSDISWGLWKLLLNGVWITVQLTVYSAVLGVVVAFGIGMARTHRLRIVRFLSGAYFEIFRGTSALILMFWMFFVLPMGFGWQLVPMWAAVLTLGLTYGAYGSEIVRGAIAAVSPGQREAGIALSFSPTQQLRKIILPQAWPEMVPPFNNLLIELLKGTALVSILGVPDIAFGAQLVRNATTQSAPVYTIILVMYFALAFVLTRGMRVVERHAKTGIGQAPPKRAGLTTKLSIGKQSSPIGPVARTATGPSTGTATEGEA
- the ehuB gene encoding ectoine/hydroxyectoine ABC transporter substrate-binding protein EhuB, giving the protein MAPHQEKTSDITQPSTGGIRRRSLLAGVAALGATGAIGATSACSRVSTAQAQDGGHLLERLRAKGSVTLGLAGEQPYGYIGKDGKMTGSAPSIARVIFKRLGVPKVEPFPTDFGSLIVGLNSQQFDVVAAGMYINPERCAKVIFADPEYQMLDAFIVRKGNPLKLHSYKDIARAKAKMATGVGYAEIGYAQEAGVKNITTLPDQLAGLLAVEQGRVDVFAGTAVTVRNVVRQSRTTQAEATGEVTPYVNGKPHIDVGGFAFRTPETRLRDAFNRELHKMKKSGELLEIMRPFGFTKEQMTSITAKEKCRP